The following proteins come from a genomic window of Miscanthus floridulus cultivar M001 chromosome 2, ASM1932011v1, whole genome shotgun sequence:
- the LOC136533078 gene encoding probable protein phosphatase 2C 32, producing the protein MSCTVAIPSSPVFSPSRRPLSCKAASASPEPAVAVAVSASSPAPAPAAAAAGSPLRPFALRALLREEVSPSPSPQPPSAAAVALAPTGAVLKRRRPAPLVVPASGAAAAAAAAAAVAAVEADPRNEVEEEGEEFAAYCRRGKGRRRVEMEDRHVAKVALGGDPQVALFGVFDGHGGKNAAEFAAENMPKFIAEEFKKVKGGEIEGAVKRGYLKTDEEFLKRDESGGACCVTAVLQKGGLVVSNAGDCRAVLSRAGKAEALTSDHRASREDEKERIENLGGFVVNYRGTWRVQGSLAVSRGIGDGHLKQWVVADPDTRTLLVDQQCEFLILASDGLWDKIDNQEAVDLARPLCINNDKTSRMAACRMLTETSISRGSTDDISVVIVQLQKISSS; encoded by the exons ATGTCTTGCACGGTGGCCATCCCGAGCTCGCCAGTCTTCTCGCCCTCACGCCGCCCGCTCTCCTGCAAGGCCGCTTCCGCCTCGCCGGagcccgccgtcgccgtcgccgtctccgcctcctccccggcgcccgcgcccgccgccgccgccgccggctcgcCGCTCCGCCCCTTCGCGCTCCGCGCGCTGCTCCGGGAGGAGGTCTCCCCGTCTCCGTCGCCCCAGCCGCCCTCCGCCGCCGCGGTGGCCTTGGCACCTACTGGGGCCGTGCTGAAGCGGCGGCGACCGGCGCCGCTCGTGGTGCCGGCGTCCggcgcggctgctgctgctgctgcggcggcggcggtggccgctGTGGAGGCAGATCCGAGgaacgaggtggaggaggagggggaggagttCGCGGCGTACTGCCGgagggggaaggggaggagaagggtGGAAATGGAGGACCGGCATGTGGCCAAGGTCGCTCTCGGCGGAGATCCCCAAGTG GCGCTGTTTGGTGTATTCGATGGCCACGGCGGGAAAAACGCGGCAGAGTTCGCTGCTGAGAACATGCCCAAGTTTATTGCCGAGGAGTTCAAGAAGGTAAAAGGCGGAGAGATCGAAGGAGCTGTGAAAAGGGGTTACCTCAAGACGGACGAGGAGTTCCTCAAGAGGGACGAGAGCGGGGGCGCGTGCTGCGTCACAGCCGTTCTCCAAAAGGGTGGACTGGTTGTCTCCAATGCCGGAGACTGCCGTGCGGTGCTCAGCCGAGCAGGGAAGGCAGAGGCGCTCACCTCCGACCACCGGGCCTCCCGggaggatgagaaggagagaatAGAGAATTTG GGTGGATTTGTGGTGAATTACCGTGGAACATGGCGAGTCCAGGGCTCCCTGGCAGTGTCTAGGGGCATTGGGGATGGACATCTAAAGCAGTGGGTTGTGGCTGACCCAGACACCAGGACGCTCCTGGTTGACCAGCAGTGCGAGTTCTTGATACTTGCTTCTGATGGCCTCTGGGATAAGATCGATAATCAGGAGGCAGTAGACCTTGCACGACCTCTCTGCATTAACAACGACAAGACCTCTCGCATGGCTGCCTGCAGGATGCTCACTGAGACGTCGATTTCCAGGGGCTCAACTGATGATATCAGTGTCGTGATCGTGCAGTTGCAGAAAATTTCAAGTTCCTAA
- the LOC136537268 gene encoding silicon efflux transporter LSI2-like — translation MPLELLFLMCHCLLGGTVLDLSISGLTGHIPASLGNLTSLQELQLSVNKCSLELAADFVLELAAERNLPAKPFLLALASSANIGSSATPIGNPQNLVIAFNSKIPFPKFLLGILPAMLAVMAVNMVMLLCMYWKDLDGSSSPIDVDGKRMEAVEEGAGAHAGVERSPKLQLGSTNGGSGYMSPLMTKNISTKHPWFMQCTEERRKLFLKSFAYIVTVGMVIAYMVGLNMSWTAITTAIALVVVDFRDSEPCLNTVSYSLLVFFSGMFITVSGFNKTGLPAAIWNFMAPYSKVNSVGGISVLSIIILLLSNLASNVPTVLLMGGEVTSAAALISPAAVVRSWLLLAWVSTVAGNLSLLGSAANLIVCEQARRATRNAYDLTFWQHIVFGVPSTLIVTAIGIPLIGKINI, via the exons ATGCCCCTGGAACTTTTGTTTCTCATGTGCCACTGCCTGCTGGGCGGCACCGTCCTGGACCTATCCATCAGCGGCCTCACCGGCCACATCCCGGCGTCGCTCGGGAACCTGACGTCGCTGCAGGAGCTTCAGCTCAGCGTGAACAAG TGTTCCCTCGAGCTCGCCGCCGACTTCGTGCTGGAGCTTGCCGCCGAGCGCAACCTCCCCGCCAAGCCCTTCCTGCTGGCGCTGGCGTCCAGCGCCAACATCGGCTCCAGCGCGACGCCCATCGGCAACCCGCAGAACCTGGTGATCGCGTTCAACAGCAAGATCCCGTTCCCCAAGTTCCTCCTCGGCATCCTGCCCGCCATGCTCGCCGTCATGGCCGTCAACATGGTGATGCTGCTGTGCATGTACTGGAAGGACCTGGATGGGAGCAGCAGCCCCATCGACGTTGACGGCAAGCGGATGGAGGCCGTCGAGGAGGGTGCCGGGGCCCATGCCGGCGTCGAGCGGAGCCCCAAGCTGCAGCTGGGCAGCACCAACGGCGGCAGCGGGTACATGTCGCcgctgatgacgaagaacatCTCCACGAAGCACCCGTGGTTCATGCAGTGCACGGAGGAGCGGCGGAAGCTGTTCCTCAAGAGCTTCGCGTACATCGTGACGGTGGGCATGGTGATCGCCTACATGGTGGGGCTCAACATGTCGTGGACGGCCATCACCACGGCCATCGCCCTGGTGGTCGTCGACTTCCGCGACTCCGAGCCGTGCCTCAACACGGTGTCCTACTCGCTGCTCGTCTTCTTCTCGGGGATGTTCATCACGGTGAGCGGATTCAACAAGACGGGGCTGCCGGCGGCCATCTGGAACTTCATGGCGCCCTACTCCAAGGTCAACAGCGTCGGCGGCATCTCCGTGCTGTCCATCATCATCCTCCTGCTCTCCAACCTAGCATCCAACGTCCCAACAG TGCTTCTGATGGGCGGCGAGGTGACCTCGGCGGCGGCGCTGATCTCGCCGGCGGCGGTGGTTCGGTCGTGGCTGCTGCTGGCGTGGGTGAGCACGGTGGCGGGCAACCTGTCACTGCTGGGGTCGGCGGCGAACCTGATCGTGTGCGAGCAGGCTCGGCGGGCGACGCGCAACGCCTACGACCTCACCTTCTGGCAACACATCGTCTTCGGCGTGCCCTCCACCCTCATCGTCACCGCCATCGGCATACCCCTCATCGGAAAGATCAACATCTGA